The proteins below come from a single Roseiconus lacunae genomic window:
- a CDS encoding DUF11 domain-containing protein: MKAFGVRLAAGVVTILTGAIMAAQSQKEKLAATESAWTEENIPQANAAMPVGLADLDNTDPATTNDLVSADPAEASALKPFDASGEEGKAKSSSDDSVRLVQHTEAADAAMALPAGTPSMSGVSESGPSMRLPGFDEMPPMDASGDGNEPLAVPQATETAGGAGPNFAIGLPTTADMPAGMPSQPRMSSIQFADTAQYDTAQHDTAQRHDATSSNAGAQGAAPAMSIASGNAPVNDLRGGNDLRGDFGGDEGFADHAPAMTMDSGASFDPSAAGMMGESDSIPMPTPGLADTANPASGRPAAMLAPVMPGSDNQAIRLAEAPSSTIKINPDSMGHPAMNATDNHAPQAAIGFASSPKIVGADGSVSEPVGLTGRVGASGQADQFGGFDQASAANFSGPADHTGYAGNGYPNGGPTGEFAQTGGQFEIPVGAGPNPGAGGYPATDQAGQLPAFAQQNAPSPSGGQQSPNLRMGSVQTGPIGGTAMPSGYGDTQQLPQLPAHSLPGQGPPTQAFPGQGQQTNASQTNPALNNSIYHPAGFKQQNAASENPSGVTLASPGERNLDGPQAPSVIIEKRAPQEVKVGKPASFVITVRNVGNAKALNVQVFDRVPQGTVLTDATPRPNPKYQPELYWELGDLEAGQERTITLQLTPQQEGELGSVARVAFQAAASVRTVSTRPELKIVQRAPEKVLIGQQLEIELEVSNPGSGEATGVLLQEDVPEGLSHPAGKQLDNLIGSLRPGEVRRQVLRMKAVKPGVIENTIRVKADDGLETTHSVSVNVVSPDLKLALAGPSRRYLERQATYELRIDNVGTAPADNVDLSLQLDRGFTFVKTNFEGQYDPARHAVFWSLEELPAGEWGKVQVTLLPVEEGNRVLRSEASADLGVKTVADSQVVVDSLAELTFSIADTADPIEVGGVTTYEIRVANTGSRDDNNVNVALQLPEGLTLAEQGDFTAQGNGIVSFSPRQLLKANDEVVYRVKAKGVAPGRHLVKAFVISDQSNVRVTKEESIMVYADR, encoded by the coding sequence ATGAAAGCGTTTGGCGTTCGACTCGCCGCAGGTGTTGTGACAATTTTGACGGGCGCCATCATGGCCGCCCAATCACAGAAAGAGAAGCTCGCGGCAACTGAATCGGCCTGGACCGAAGAAAACATTCCTCAAGCTAACGCGGCGATGCCGGTTGGCCTTGCGGATCTCGACAACACTGATCCAGCAACGACGAACGACTTGGTGAGCGCGGACCCTGCCGAGGCTTCAGCGCTTAAACCGTTTGACGCTTCGGGCGAGGAAGGCAAGGCCAAAAGTTCCTCAGACGATTCGGTTCGTCTGGTGCAGCACACCGAGGCAGCCGACGCCGCGATGGCACTGCCTGCCGGTACGCCGTCGATGTCTGGCGTTTCTGAGTCCGGGCCGAGCATGCGTCTGCCGGGCTTCGATGAAATGCCTCCGATGGACGCGTCTGGCGATGGGAACGAGCCTTTGGCCGTTCCACAAGCAACAGAAACCGCTGGCGGTGCGGGCCCCAACTTTGCGATCGGGTTGCCCACAACAGCCGATATGCCTGCGGGGATGCCAAGCCAACCACGAATGTCGTCGATTCAATTCGCCGACACAGCCCAATACGATACAGCCCAACACGATACCGCGCAGCGTCACGACGCGACGTCAAGCAACGCCGGGGCGCAAGGTGCAGCTCCCGCGATGTCGATCGCTAGCGGCAACGCGCCGGTAAACGATCTCCGTGGTGGAAATGATCTTCGCGGCGATTTTGGTGGTGATGAAGGCTTCGCCGATCACGCGCCGGCGATGACAATGGACAGCGGAGCATCGTTTGATCCGTCCGCTGCGGGGATGATGGGAGAATCTGATTCGATCCCAATGCCAACACCGGGATTGGCCGACACCGCCAACCCGGCGTCTGGTCGACCCGCCGCAATGCTGGCACCCGTGATGCCAGGTTCGGACAACCAAGCGATCCGTTTGGCCGAGGCACCGTCGAGCACGATTAAAATCAACCCGGATTCGATGGGGCATCCGGCGATGAATGCGACCGACAATCATGCCCCGCAAGCGGCGATCGGCTTTGCATCGAGTCCAAAAATCGTGGGTGCCGATGGCAGCGTTTCCGAACCCGTTGGCTTGACAGGTCGAGTGGGCGCGTCTGGGCAAGCAGATCAATTCGGTGGTTTTGATCAAGCTTCCGCTGCAAATTTCTCAGGGCCAGCGGACCACACTGGATACGCTGGCAATGGTTATCCCAACGGCGGGCCGACCGGCGAGTTTGCCCAAACAGGTGGCCAGTTCGAAATCCCCGTCGGCGCCGGTCCTAATCCGGGTGCGGGTGGTTATCCAGCAACCGATCAAGCCGGGCAGCTGCCTGCGTTTGCACAACAAAATGCCCCATCGCCCAGTGGTGGGCAGCAGTCGCCAAATCTGCGAATGGGAAGTGTGCAAACCGGTCCTATCGGCGGAACGGCAATGCCGTCGGGGTATGGTGATACGCAGCAATTGCCACAATTGCCTGCTCATTCGCTTCCCGGACAAGGGCCGCCCACGCAGGCTTTCCCGGGACAAGGACAGCAAACCAATGCATCGCAAACCAACCCAGCGCTGAACAATTCGATCTACCACCCGGCCGGATTTAAACAACAAAATGCGGCGTCGGAGAATCCTTCGGGGGTGACCTTGGCATCACCGGGCGAGCGGAACTTAGACGGTCCGCAAGCGCCTTCGGTGATCATCGAAAAACGAGCCCCCCAAGAAGTCAAAGTCGGCAAGCCGGCGTCCTTCGTGATCACGGTCCGAAATGTCGGCAACGCAAAAGCATTGAACGTTCAAGTGTTCGATCGCGTTCCCCAAGGGACGGTGCTGACCGATGCGACCCCACGACCAAACCCGAAATACCAACCGGAACTGTATTGGGAACTCGGTGATTTAGAAGCTGGCCAGGAACGTACGATCACACTGCAGTTGACACCGCAGCAGGAAGGCGAGCTTGGCAGCGTTGCCCGCGTCGCGTTCCAAGCGGCAGCGTCGGTCCGCACGGTCAGTACACGTCCGGAGCTGAAAATCGTTCAGCGTGCACCCGAAAAAGTGCTGATCGGTCAACAACTTGAGATCGAGCTGGAGGTGAGCAATCCGGGGAGTGGTGAAGCGACAGGCGTCTTGCTTCAAGAGGACGTTCCAGAGGGATTGTCCCACCCAGCCGGAAAGCAACTCGACAACTTGATCGGGTCGTTGCGACCGGGTGAGGTGCGGCGGCAAGTGTTGCGGATGAAGGCGGTCAAGCCCGGCGTGATTGAAAACACCATTCGTGTGAAGGCCGACGACGGTCTGGAAACCACCCATTCTGTTTCCGTGAACGTGGTTTCCCCTGATCTAAAACTGGCACTCGCAGGACCATCACGGCGATATCTGGAGCGTCAGGCAACGTATGAGCTTCGGATCGACAACGTTGGGACTGCACCGGCAGACAACGTTGATTTAAGTCTTCAGCTCGATCGAGGATTCACGTTCGTCAAAACGAACTTCGAAGGCCAGTACGACCCGGCACGACATGCCGTGTTCTGGTCACTGGAGGAACTGCCCGCCGGAGAATGGGGCAAGGTCCAAGTCACCTTGTTGCCCGTCGAGGAAGGCAATCGTGTGCTGAGAAGTGAAGCGAGTGCAGACTTGGGCGTGAAGACGGTCGCGGATTCCCAAGTGGTCGTCGATTCGCTGGCTGAATTGACCTTCTCGATTGCCGATACCGCCGATCCGATCGAAGTAGGTGGGGTGACAACGTATGAAATTCGAGTGGCCAATACAGGGTCGCGTGATGACAACAACGTAAACGTCGCGCTGCAATTGCCAGAAGGATTGACGCTTGCCGAACAAGGCGATTTTACCGCCCAAGGCAACGGGATCGTTAGCTTTTCACCCCGTCAACTGCTCAAGGCAAACGACGAAGTCGTCTATCGGGTAAAAGCGAAGGGTGTCGCACCGGGACGTCACTTGGTGAAAGCCTTTGTGATCAGCGATCAGTCCAACGTGCGAGTCACCAAAGAAGAAAGCATCATGGTTTACGCGGACCGATAG
- the tuf gene encoding elongation factor Tu, with protein MAKAQFERTKPHVNVGTIGHIDHGKTTTTGAILAVQAAKGLAEAKGYSDIAKGGTVRDETKTVTIAVAHVEYESDNRHYAHIDCPGHADFVKNMITGAAQMDGAILVVSAADGPMPQTKEHVLLARQVGVPYIVVYLNKCDLVDDPELLELVELEARELLSKYDFPGDDVPVIQGSSLPAYNNPADPEASKCISDLMDALDEYIPEPTREDDKPFLMAIEDVFSIEGRGTVATGRIERGVIKVGEEVEIVGLKSDSAKTTCTGVEMFRKEMNEGRAGDNVGCLLRGVKREEIQRGQVLAKPGSITPHTKFEAEVYCLSKDEGGRHTPFFSGYRPQFYFRTTDVTGTANLEGAEMCMPGDNVKVTVELHKPIAMDDGVRFAIREGGRTVGSGVVTKIVE; from the coding sequence ATGGCCAAGGCACAATTTGAACGGACCAAGCCCCACGTTAACGTCGGCACGATTGGACACATTGACCACGGTAAAACAACCACGACCGGCGCTATCCTAGCCGTCCAAGCCGCAAAGGGCCTGGCGGAAGCGAAGGGTTATTCGGATATCGCCAAGGGTGGTACCGTTCGTGACGAAACAAAGACTGTGACGATCGCAGTGGCTCACGTCGAGTACGAATCCGATAACCGCCACTACGCTCACATCGACTGCCCCGGTCACGCTGACTTCGTCAAGAACATGATCACCGGTGCGGCTCAGATGGACGGAGCGATCTTGGTCGTTTCGGCCGCGGACGGCCCGATGCCTCAGACGAAAGAGCACGTCCTCTTGGCTCGTCAGGTCGGTGTTCCTTACATCGTTGTTTACTTGAACAAGTGTGACTTGGTCGACGATCCAGAATTGCTGGAGTTGGTTGAGTTGGAAGCCCGCGAACTGCTTAGCAAGTACGACTTCCCCGGCGATGACGTCCCCGTCATCCAAGGTTCGTCGTTGCCGGCTTACAACAACCCCGCCGATCCTGAGGCTAGCAAGTGCATCAGCGACTTGATGGACGCTCTGGATGAGTACATCCCAGAGCCCACTCGCGAAGACGACAAGCCGTTTTTGATGGCGATCGAAGACGTTTTCTCGATCGAAGGTCGCGGTACCGTGGCGACGGGTCGTATCGAGCGTGGTGTCATCAAAGTCGGCGAAGAAGTCGAGATCGTTGGTCTGAAAAGCGACTCAGCGAAGACAACCTGCACCGGCGTTGAAATGTTCCGCAAGGAAATGAACGAAGGTCGTGCCGGTGACAACGTCGGTTGCCTCCTGCGTGGTGTCAAGCGTGAAGAGATTCAGCGTGGTCAAGTCTTGGCGAAGCCAGGTTCGATCACCCCGCACACCAAGTTCGAAGCCGAAGTCTATTGCTTGAGCAAAGACGAAGGCGGACGCCATACGCCGTTCTTCAGCGGTTACCGTCCTCAGTTCTACTTCCGTACCACTGACGTGACCGGAACGGCGAATTTGGAAGGTGCTGAAATGTGCATGCCCGGCGACAATGTCAAAGTGACCGTCGAATTGCACAAGCCGATCGCGATGGACGACGGTGTTCGCTTCGCGATTCGTGAAGGCGGCCGTACCGTTGGTTCGGGCGTTGTCACCAAGATCGTCGAGTAG
- the rplK gene encoding 50S ribosomal protein L11 translates to MAKQVTGQAKFQVPGGQATPAPPVGTSLGKFGVNLGQFVQAFNDRTKEYNGTPIPVIVTVYNDRSFEFITKSPPAASLLKQAAGIAKGSGVPNLDKVAKVTRAQCEDIATKKMADLNARTMDQAVRMIEGTARSMGIEVEG, encoded by the coding sequence ATGGCAAAGCAAGTTACCGGCCAAGCAAAGTTTCAAGTTCCTGGTGGACAAGCCACTCCCGCACCTCCCGTCGGTACCTCCCTCGGTAAGTTTGGTGTCAACCTGGGCCAATTCGTCCAAGCGTTCAACGATCGTACCAAAGAGTACAACGGGACCCCAATTCCCGTAATCGTGACGGTTTACAATGACCGTAGTTTCGAATTCATCACCAAGAGCCCACCGGCCGCCTCGCTGCTGAAGCAAGCTGCCGGAATCGCAAAAGGCAGTGGTGTGCCCAACTTGGACAAGGTCGCCAAAGTCACCCGCGCCCAGTGTGAAGACATTGCCACCAAGAAGATGGCTGACCTGAACGCGCGAACGATGGATCAAGCGGTCCGCATGATCGAAGGTACCGCTCGCAGCATGGGCATCGAAGTCGAAGGTTAG
- the nusG gene encoding transcription termination/antitermination protein NusG — translation MSEEPQPIEPDETELNSESEVSSEGDDATEAAATESASDDVHVDEDAVEMDWYILKVAFNREDSIADALRKRIKMEGMEEFFGEVVVPSEDVATFTRDGKKRITKRKLLPGYIMARMAINDDTWFLVRETGGISDFTGSAGKPMPMDPLDVDRFINRPETEDEEDAPIKVGIPFKVGDRVRVKEGNFENQEGDVDAVDEANGRVTVIINIFGRSVPMELHHWQVEPL, via the coding sequence ATGTCGGAAGAACCGCAACCCATCGAACCCGATGAAACCGAGTTGAATTCGGAATCGGAAGTCTCGTCCGAAGGTGATGATGCGACCGAAGCGGCTGCCACTGAATCGGCAAGCGACGACGTCCACGTCGATGAAGACGCGGTCGAAATGGATTGGTACATCCTCAAGGTTGCTTTTAACCGTGAAGATTCCATCGCCGACGCACTGCGAAAGCGGATCAAGATGGAAGGCATGGAAGAGTTCTTCGGCGAGGTGGTCGTGCCGAGCGAAGACGTGGCGACGTTTACACGTGACGGAAAAAAACGAATCACTAAACGCAAGCTCCTTCCCGGCTACATTATGGCCCGGATGGCAATCAACGATGACACGTGGTTTCTCGTCCGCGAAACCGGTGGCATTAGTGACTTCACCGGATCGGCCGGAAAGCCAATGCCAATGGATCCGTTGGATGTCGATCGCTTCATCAATCGTCCCGAAACCGAGGACGAAGAGGACGCGCCGATTAAAGTCGGTATCCCCTTCAAGGTTGGTGACCGAGTGCGTGTGAAAGAAGGGAATTTTGAGAACCAGGAAGGTGACGTCGACGCAGTCGATGAAGCGAACGGTCGCGTGACCGTGATTATCAATATCTTTGGTCGGAGCGTTCCGATGGAGCTACACCACTGGCAAGTTGAGCCACTGTAA
- the secE gene encoding preprotein translocase subunit SecE, which yields MSRDIAGSNANSTASGGSLLSELFHTSVFKPNQGRVVRQLTALSIWVIVALGCWSLYSTLNGSFSSNLLVVGAPGAILLIGFWIGFRLVNWPMFADFLIAVEAEMKKVSWPARDEVKRASIVVILTIVILAVSLFLFDIFWQAFFNMLWATA from the coding sequence GTGTCTCGAGATATCGCCGGGAGTAACGCGAATTCGACTGCCAGTGGCGGCTCGCTGCTCAGCGAACTGTTCCATACGAGTGTGTTCAAGCCCAATCAAGGACGCGTCGTTCGTCAATTAACGGCGTTGTCGATTTGGGTCATCGTCGCCCTCGGTTGCTGGTCGCTCTACTCGACGCTCAACGGGTCGTTTAGCAGTAACCTGCTGGTCGTTGGTGCCCCAGGCGCAATCCTGTTGATCGGTTTTTGGATCGGCTTCCGTCTCGTAAACTGGCCGATGTTCGCGGACTTTTTGATCGCCGTCGAAGCGGAGATGAAAAAGGTAAGTTGGCCGGCCCGGGACGAAGTGAAGCGAGCCTCGATCGTTGTCATCTTGACAATTGTGATCCTCGCCGTCTCGCTATTCCTGTTTGATATCTTCTGGCAGGCATTCTTCAACATGCTGTGGGCAACGGCTTAA